A region from the Melioribacter roseus P3M-2 genome encodes:
- the truB gene encoding tRNA pseudouridine(55) synthase TruB codes for MINDIVPDFPNGEAVLIDKPIRRTSFDMVHRVRKAVNVKKVGHAGTLDPLATGLLIICTGRFTKRISEFSNLNKVYTGIISLGKTTPSYDLETEFDSSRDISGIDEEIIYKTASGFIGKSFQLPPMYSAVKKNGRALYKYARKGVEVERKEREIEVFRFDIKKIDLPDIHFEIEVTPGTYIRVIAHDFGQKLGCGAYLKSLRRTAIGTYSVEDAFGIEEFENFVTNLADNEHI; via the coding sequence ATGATTAATGATATTGTGCCGGATTTTCCGAACGGCGAAGCGGTTTTGATAGACAAACCGATTCGCAGAACTTCATTCGATATGGTTCATAGGGTTCGTAAAGCAGTGAATGTTAAAAAGGTAGGTCATGCAGGCACTCTCGATCCGCTGGCTACGGGCTTGCTGATAATATGCACAGGACGCTTTACGAAAAGAATTTCGGAATTCTCGAATTTAAATAAAGTTTATACCGGAATTATATCGCTCGGCAAGACCACGCCGTCATACGACCTCGAAACGGAATTCGACTCGTCAAGAGATATTTCCGGTATCGACGAGGAAATAATTTATAAAACAGCCTCCGGTTTTATAGGAAAATCTTTCCAGCTGCCGCCAATGTATTCGGCTGTTAAAAAAAACGGACGAGCGTTATATAAATATGCGCGCAAAGGCGTTGAAGTCGAACGCAAAGAAAGGGAAATAGAAGTTTTCAGGTTCGATATAAAGAAAATCGATTTGCCCGATATCCATTTCGAAATTGAAGTTACTCCCGGCACGTATATCCGGGTTATTGCGCATGATTTCGGACAAAAATTAGGATGCGGCGCTTATCTTAAATCCTTGAGAAGAACGGCTATCGGTACCTATTCGGTCGAAGATGCATTCGGAATCGAAGAGTTCGAAAATTTTGTAACGAATTTAGCTGATAATGAACATATATAA
- a CDS encoding bifunctional riboflavin kinase/FAD synthetase, with translation MNIYKDSFTFEKNRKTVVTVGSFDGLHMGHHKILSRLFEISAQCGCESVLFTFEPHPRLVISKDYEIKLLTTLNEKIEILSKTKLDNLVIQKFSREFSEMTSEEFIGKILVEQLNLSHIVVGHDHKFGRDRMGDADKLKQLGNQYGFEVTAVDAERCNGEIVSSTKIRQALAEGDIDKANLFLGRNYSFEGIVVKGAQRGRTLGFPTANIKLDNNLKALPVNGVYAVRCLINGDSLLGIMNIGLRPTFEDKPEITIEVHLMNNDFGKYEKNIYGERLKVEVIKRIRNEIKFEGVDKLIVQIESDKKNGSRNFEQI, from the coding sequence ATGAACATATATAAAGATTCATTCACGTTTGAGAAAAATAGAAAAACCGTTGTTACCGTAGGCAGTTTCGACGGTCTTCACATGGGGCATCATAAAATTTTGTCCCGCTTATTCGAGATTTCGGCGCAATGCGGTTGCGAGTCGGTTCTATTTACTTTTGAACCTCACCCGCGCCTTGTTATCTCAAAAGACTATGAGATTAAATTGCTTACGACATTAAATGAGAAGATTGAAATTCTTAGCAAAACAAAGCTCGATAATCTGGTTATACAAAAATTCAGCCGGGAATTTTCCGAAATGACTTCGGAAGAATTTATTGGCAAAATATTAGTAGAACAGCTGAACCTGTCGCATATTGTTGTGGGACACGACCATAAATTCGGCAGGGATCGAATGGGCGACGCCGATAAACTGAAGCAACTCGGAAATCAGTACGGCTTTGAAGTAACGGCGGTAGATGCAGAAAGATGCAACGGCGAAATAGTAAGCAGCACAAAAATAAGACAAGCGCTTGCCGAAGGCGATATCGACAAAGCAAATTTGTTTTTGGGAAGGAATTATTCCTTCGAAGGAATTGTTGTTAAAGGAGCCCAAAGAGGAAGAACGCTGGGATTTCCTACGGCTAACATTAAACTCGACAACAATCTTAAGGCTCTTCCCGTAAACGGAGTTTATGCCGTCAGATGCTTAATAAACGGCGATTCTTTGTTGGGAATAATGAATATCGGTTTAAGGCCTACTTTTGAAGACAAACCGGAAATTACGATTGAAGTTCATTTGATGAATAACGATTTCGGTAAATACGAAAAAAATATCTACGGCGAACGCCTGAAAGTGGAAGTAATTAAAAGAATAAGAAATGAAATCAAATTCGAAGGCGTTGACAAATTGATCGTACAGATAGAATCCGACAAAAAAAACGGCTCTCGAAATTTTGAGCAAATTTGA
- the rpsO gene encoding 30S ribosomal protein S15, whose protein sequence is MSISNERKQELIKKFGANEKDSGRAEVQIAILTERINNLTAHFDQHKKDHASRRGLMQIVGKRRRLLDYLMKKDIERYRAIIKELNIRK, encoded by the coding sequence ATGTCAATTTCAAACGAAAGAAAACAGGAGTTAATTAAGAAATTCGGCGCGAACGAAAAAGACAGCGGAAGAGCGGAAGTTCAAATTGCTATCTTAACAGAAAGAATCAATAATCTTACGGCGCACTTCGACCAGCATAAAAAAGACCATGCCTCGCGCAGAGGTCTAATGCAGATAGTAGGTAAAAGAAGAAGATTGCTCGATTACTTGATGAAGAAAGATATTGAAAGATATCGCGCAATAATTAAAGAGTTAAACATTAGAAAGTAG
- the pnp gene encoding polyribonucleotide nucleotidyltransferase → MVFTKEVQIGRHKLKFETGKLAKQSNGAVMVSYGDTMVLVTAVAGEVRDDIDFFPLSVEYREKSFAAGKIPGGFIKREGRPSDKEVLSARLIDRPIRPLFPDNYYNDTQLAAFVYSFDNENDPDVIAACGASAALVISDIPFLEPIGEVRVGRLNGQFVINPSLQEIEESDIELVVAGTESSIMMVEGEAKEVSEEDMLNALKFAHDEIKKIVAAQKELRELCGKPKMEVPPVELDQALVDEVNRLAYDKMKTIVASVLTKEERSQKNKELEEEVVEQLAEKFPEQEKVIKTILHDMEKELMRQRILSEGLRLDGRKTTDIRPISIEVGLLPRPHGSALFTRGETQSLTTLTLGTKQDEQIIDGLMTEFRKRFILHYNFPPFSVGEVGRYSGVGRREVGHGNLAERALKNMVPPEEQFPYMIRLNSDILESNGSSSMATVCAGSLALMDGGVPIKKAVAGIAMGLIKEGDNYAILSDILGNEDHLGDMDFKVAGTKDGITAFQMDIKIQGISYEIMEKALAQAKEGRMHILEKMNEVISEPRPTISQYAPTLLTTKIPTDKIGTVIGPGGKVIQKIQKDYNVEIAIDEDGTVNISGNDSKLAKEAREYIKWMTADPEVGKNYDGKVVRLVDFGAFVEILPGIQGLLHISQIDNKRINKVSDVLKEGDIVRVKLLSIEGNKYSLSRKVLLKEEETSETSEATEE, encoded by the coding sequence ATGGTTTTTACAAAAGAAGTTCAAATAGGCAGACATAAACTAAAATTCGAAACGGGAAAGCTAGCCAAGCAGTCGAACGGCGCGGTAATGGTGAGTTATGGAGACACGATGGTGCTCGTAACGGCGGTAGCCGGAGAAGTACGCGACGACATTGATTTTTTTCCATTGAGCGTCGAGTATCGTGAAAAATCGTTCGCTGCAGGTAAAATTCCGGGAGGCTTTATTAAACGCGAAGGTCGTCCCAGCGACAAAGAAGTTCTCAGCGCTCGATTGATCGATCGACCGATAAGACCTCTTTTCCCCGATAATTATTATAACGACACGCAATTAGCCGCATTCGTTTATTCATTCGACAATGAAAACGACCCCGATGTAATTGCTGCCTGCGGCGCTTCTGCCGCGCTGGTAATTTCGGATATTCCGTTCCTCGAACCGATTGGCGAAGTCAGAGTAGGAAGACTCAACGGTCAGTTCGTAATAAATCCTTCTCTGCAGGAAATTGAAGAAAGCGATATCGAACTGGTTGTCGCAGGAACAGAATCGTCGATTATGATGGTTGAAGGCGAAGCTAAGGAAGTTAGCGAAGAAGATATGCTCAATGCATTGAAATTCGCTCACGATGAAATTAAGAAAATAGTAGCCGCTCAAAAAGAACTCCGCGAACTTTGCGGAAAACCCAAAATGGAAGTGCCTCCGGTTGAATTGGATCAGGCTCTGGTTGACGAGGTAAATCGACTGGCATACGATAAAATGAAAACAATCGTTGCCTCGGTTCTAACCAAAGAGGAACGTTCGCAAAAGAATAAAGAGCTCGAAGAAGAAGTCGTCGAACAGCTTGCCGAAAAATTCCCCGAGCAGGAAAAAGTTATTAAAACAATCCTGCACGATATGGAAAAGGAATTGATGCGCCAGAGAATTCTGAGCGAAGGTTTACGCCTCGACGGCAGAAAAACTACCGACATCCGTCCCATTTCCATCGAGGTCGGACTTCTGCCGCGTCCTCACGGATCGGCTCTTTTTACGCGCGGCGAAACTCAGAGTTTAACCACCTTGACGCTCGGCACAAAACAGGACGAGCAAATCATCGACGGATTGATGACTGAATTCAGAAAACGCTTTATCCTTCACTATAACTTTCCTCCGTTTAGCGTTGGCGAAGTAGGCAGATATTCCGGAGTGGGCAGACGCGAAGTCGGTCACGGTAATCTGGCCGAAAGAGCTCTGAAAAACATGGTGCCCCCCGAAGAGCAGTTCCCGTATATGATCAGACTTAATTCCGATATATTGGAATCCAACGGCTCGTCTTCGATGGCTACTGTGTGCGCGGGTTCGCTGGCATTAATGGACGGCGGCGTTCCGATTAAGAAGGCTGTGGCGGGAATTGCAATGGGATTGATCAAGGAAGGCGACAATTATGCAATCCTTTCCGATATTCTGGGCAACGAAGACCACCTGGGAGATATGGACTTCAAAGTCGCCGGTACCAAAGACGGCATAACGGCTTTCCAGATGGACATAAAAATTCAGGGCATATCGTATGAAATTATGGAAAAAGCCCTCGCCCAGGCAAAGGAAGGCAGAATGCATATTCTAGAAAAAATGAACGAAGTTATTTCCGAACCCCGTCCCACTATTTCGCAATATGCGCCTACGCTCCTGACCACCAAAATTCCGACAGATAAAATCGGTACGGTTATAGGACCGGGAGGAAAAGTAATTCAGAAAATACAGAAAGATTATAATGTGGAAATAGCCATTGACGAAGACGGAACGGTTAATATATCGGGCAACGATTCTAAATTGGCAAAAGAAGCGCGCGAATATATTAAATGGATGACTGCTGACCCTGAAGTCGGCAAAAATTACGACGGCAAAGTGGTTCGTCTTGTTGACTTCGGAGCGTTCGTCGAAATATTGCCCGGCATTCAGGGATTATTGCACATTTCTCAAATTGACAACAAGAGAATCAATAAAGTAAGCGACGTATTAAAGGAAGGCGATATCGTGCGGGTAAAACTCCTGAGTATCGAAGGAAACAAATATTCGCTTTCCAGAAAAGTACTGTTAAAAGAAGAAGAAACTTCTGAAACATCGGAAGCAACCGAAGAATAA
- the dusB gene encoding tRNA dihydrouridine synthase DusB → MGIGNLDLENRLFLAPMAEITDSPFRRIARERGAGLVFTQMVSALGLVEGDFNTLRYLVFDRAEKPIGVQILGNDPSIIGEAVNEISRYKPDLIDLNCGCPVDKVTSCNMGAALLNDPKRIGKIVDSMAKNSNGIPISVKIRLGYDDRNIEILDIVRAVENNGASFITVHARTKKQRYDSEANWEWIRKIMEFTKLKVIGNGSLFTPQDVKKMIETTGCYSAMIARGALGNPFIFERFNKLSAEGFDPGHPDVDTTAEVLKKHLKLLEYEYGPVNALDKGKKQLLWYFRFFPELESLLKNVFGILAYSDLYEIVDEHALLIKKANIENFTNTEIDFRFRKKVLYWLETDEFEALM, encoded by the coding sequence ATGGGAATCGGTAATCTCGATCTGGAAAATCGACTGTTTTTGGCCCCAATGGCAGAGATTACCGACTCGCCGTTCAGAAGAATTGCCAGAGAGCGCGGCGCAGGATTGGTATTTACTCAAATGGTCAGCGCTCTGGGCCTCGTTGAAGGCGACTTCAATACTTTGAGATATCTTGTTTTCGACAGGGCGGAAAAACCAATTGGCGTCCAGATTTTGGGCAACGACCCTTCGATAATCGGCGAAGCGGTTAACGAAATATCACGTTACAAACCCGATCTAATCGATCTGAACTGCGGCTGCCCTGTGGACAAAGTCACCTCCTGCAATATGGGCGCTGCGCTTCTGAACGATCCCAAAAGAATCGGTAAAATTGTCGATTCGATGGCTAAAAATTCGAACGGCATACCGATCTCGGTTAAAATCCGGCTCGGTTATGACGACAGGAATATTGAAATACTCGATATTGTCAGGGCAGTCGAAAACAACGGCGCTTCGTTTATTACCGTTCATGCCAGAACGAAAAAACAAAGATACGATTCGGAGGCTAATTGGGAATGGATCCGGAAAATTATGGAATTCACAAAATTGAAAGTAATTGGCAACGGGTCTTTGTTTACTCCGCAAGACGTAAAGAAGATGATCGAAACGACGGGCTGTTATTCGGCAATGATTGCCCGGGGAGCGCTCGGCAATCCGTTTATTTTCGAAAGATTTAACAAACTCTCTGCAGAAGGCTTCGACCCCGGACATCCGGATGTGGACACGACTGCAGAAGTATTGAAAAAACATTTGAAGTTGCTTGAATATGAATACGGTCCTGTTAATGCATTGGACAAAGGAAAGAAGCAGTTACTTTGGTATTTTAGATTTTTTCCGGAATTGGAATCATTACTCAAAAATGTATTTGGCATACTTGCTTACTCGGACTTATACGAGATTGTGGACGAGCATGCATTGCTAATAAAAAAAGCGAACATTGAAAATTTTACTAACACTGAAATCGATTTTCGATTCAGAAAAAAAGTTTTATATTGGCTCGAAACAGATGAATTCGAAGCTTTAATGTAA
- a CDS encoding Rne/Rng family ribonuclease, giving the protein MKKEIIISTSTTQNRVAITEDGNLVDFFVDHPEKQRMVGNIYLGKVARVLPGIRAAFIDIGLKHDAFLHFSDIGDRTEALQGIFDDDDLDTDENDNGEEKPKHEKKEKTFVRLHKGQEILVQILKEPVKDKGVRVTSSISIPGRFCVLLPMDDKIGVSKKITDIRERKRLRRIARGILPDNCGLIIRTAAKDQDEEALSADLKYLVKIWKDIEEEAKKQSPPALLYKDLSTTISVIRDLFTADVSKVFVDSKKLWKEIRNYVQFVQPSLLDRIELYKGEEPIFSTFKIDEQIKILMGRRIPLPSGGHIVIEHTEAMTVIDVNSGRYAAKKEQELNSLKTDLEAAREIVRQLRLRDIGGLIVVDFIDLEDEKNRKKIYDELKKEFRKDRAKTALLPMTEFGLMQITRQRVRENIVQSMTEPCPYCNGTGLLTKTSSVIHEIEKWLQRYRLDGKNKSLILQVHPITAEKMREGFISPLTKIQLKYFIRLKIKEDEKMNPQMFKIYSKKTGEDLTEEFA; this is encoded by the coding sequence ATGAAAAAAGAAATTATTATCAGCACTTCGACCACTCAAAACAGAGTGGCGATTACAGAAGACGGAAACCTTGTCGATTTTTTTGTAGATCATCCCGAAAAACAGAGAATGGTCGGCAATATCTATCTCGGTAAGGTTGCCAGAGTTTTACCCGGAATTCGCGCTGCATTTATTGATATCGGATTAAAGCACGACGCTTTCCTTCATTTTTCCGATATCGGAGATAGAACCGAAGCGTTGCAGGGAATTTTTGACGACGACGACCTGGATACCGACGAAAATGATAACGGCGAAGAAAAGCCGAAACACGAAAAGAAAGAAAAGACTTTTGTGCGCCTTCATAAGGGACAAGAAATTTTAGTCCAGATTTTGAAAGAACCGGTAAAAGACAAAGGCGTGAGAGTTACGTCGTCTATTTCCATCCCGGGCAGATTTTGCGTTCTGCTTCCGATGGACGATAAAATCGGAGTTTCCAAAAAAATTACGGATATTAGGGAAAGAAAACGTCTCAGACGAATTGCCCGAGGTATTCTTCCCGACAACTGCGGACTTATAATAAGAACTGCGGCAAAAGACCAAGACGAGGAAGCTCTTTCGGCAGACTTGAAATATCTGGTCAAAATATGGAAGGATATCGAAGAAGAAGCCAAGAAGCAAAGCCCGCCCGCGCTTCTATATAAAGATTTAAGCACTACCATCAGCGTTATCCGCGATCTTTTTACTGCGGATGTGTCAAAAGTATTTGTCGATTCCAAAAAGCTCTGGAAAGAAATTAGGAATTATGTCCAGTTTGTGCAGCCTTCGTTGCTTGACAGGATAGAGCTTTATAAAGGCGAAGAACCGATATTCTCCACATTTAAAATCGACGAACAAATTAAAATACTGATGGGCAGGCGAATCCCTCTGCCGAGCGGCGGGCATATTGTTATCGAACATACCGAAGCGATGACTGTTATCGACGTTAACAGCGGCAGATACGCAGCCAAAAAAGAACAGGAACTGAATTCCCTTAAAACAGACCTCGAAGCCGCCAGAGAAATTGTGCGCCAGCTCAGATTGCGCGATATCGGCGGACTTATTGTCGTCGATTTTATCGACCTTGAAGACGAAAAAAACAGAAAGAAAATTTACGACGAGCTTAAGAAGGAATTTCGTAAAGACCGAGCCAAAACGGCTCTGTTGCCGATGACCGAATTCGGTTTGATGCAAATTACGCGCCAGCGCGTGCGCGAAAATATTGTCCAGTCGATGACCGAACCGTGTCCGTATTGTAACGGCACCGGTTTATTGACAAAAACATCGAGCGTAATTCACGAAATCGAAAAATGGCTGCAGCGATATCGTCTCGACGGGAAAAACAAATCCTTGATTCTGCAGGTACATCCGATTACGGCGGAGAAAATGCGGGAAGGCTTCATTTCACCTTTGACCAAAATTCAGTTGAAATATTTTATCAGACTTAAGATTAAAGAAGACGAAAAGATGAATCCTCAGATGTTCAAAATTTATTCCAAAAAAACCGGTGAGGATTTAACCGAAGAATTTGCTTAA